The Bacteroidales bacterium genome includes a window with the following:
- a CDS encoding zf-TFIIB domain-containing protein encodes MNCPRCTVELKNKTILDFKYFLNIDYCESCGGIWLDKGEMERLEKTIEPTFYEIRKIPSQKVQLQPVICPSCSNTEPLQKLQHWRDNHVIIDLCTQCKGIWLDTGEIEAIREENWVFVIGKFFKWLVSEEV; translated from the coding sequence ATGAACTGCCCGCGATGTACCGTTGAACTGAAAAATAAAACTATCCTCGACTTCAAGTACTTTCTGAATATCGATTACTGTGAGTCGTGCGGAGGTATTTGGCTCGACAAGGGTGAAATGGAAAGACTTGAAAAAACGATCGAACCTACTTTTTATGAGATCCGGAAAATTCCCTCTCAAAAAGTGCAGTTGCAACCTGTAATATGTCCTTCATGCAGTAATACAGAGCCGTTGCAGAAGCTTCAACACTGGAGGGATAACCATGTTATTATTGACTTATGCACACAGTGCAAAGGAATCTGGCTTGATACGGGCGAAATTGAAGCCATCCGCGAAGAGAACTGGGTTTTTGTGATCGGAAAGTTTTTTAAGTGGCTGGTCTCTGAAGAGGTTTAG
- a CDS encoding FAD-dependent oxidoreductase — translation MEKIVIIGGVAAGATAAAKARRISSTAKITMLEAGPDISFANCGLPYYIGGDIKNRSKLILQSPESFKEQYDVEVHTHTLVSSIDRKAKTVRTTDTRTGEQKTFEYTKLILAQGGRPVTPEIPGASLHHVFSLWTLEDMDKIHRFMEEKKPQKAVIAGGGFIGLEMAEALVKKDLRVHIAEMMPHVMSVMDAEIAGFLETELQSYGVEIHTQSAVKEITGKSVYLDNGIEIQADMVLMSIGVKPTLQLAKESGLETGESGGLLVNSFLQTSDPFIYAAGDMIEIEHRVNNRKVRIPLAGPANRQGRIAAENVLGGKHTYKGAQGTSVVRVFEAVAGITGLSLKQALKSGFDAEAVVVHKEHHTSYYPGAENVTVMLVYDRKTGIILGGQTAGYKGADKRLDVLATAVASKLTVSDLADVDFAYAPPIGTANDALNMAAYAAENRISGFSPAISVSELDSFLTDKNVVFIDVRDVFAFKKSHIGGAVNIPLELLSSNLDKLPADRIFIVYDESGKKGHQALRMLNGAGFNQVYNISGGHISLQRYARAAGFNKVRIDLLPVDSKSLAKEKKNDEEISKGSKTDIPVESNEALIIDVRTPQEFRSGAYPGAVNIPLDTLPHRLSEVGDLTREIIVYCASGARSSYAMQFLNQNGYSRVKNGGGIMQMMRNR, via the coding sequence AAGCAGGACCGGATATTTCATTTGCCAACTGCGGATTGCCCTATTATATAGGCGGTGACATAAAAAACCGTTCCAAACTGATCCTCCAGAGTCCCGAAAGTTTTAAAGAACAATATGATGTGGAAGTTCATACCCACACCCTGGTTTCATCAATCGACAGGAAAGCTAAAACCGTAAGAACAACAGATACCCGCACCGGGGAACAGAAAACTTTTGAATATACCAAACTCATCCTTGCCCAGGGCGGCAGGCCGGTTACTCCGGAAATCCCGGGTGCCTCACTGCACCATGTTTTTTCACTGTGGACGCTCGAAGATATGGATAAAATCCATCGTTTCATGGAAGAGAAAAAACCGCAGAAAGCTGTAATAGCAGGTGGTGGATTTATCGGACTTGAAATGGCTGAAGCCCTTGTAAAAAAAGACCTCAGGGTTCATATTGCCGAAATGATGCCTCATGTAATGAGTGTCATGGATGCGGAGATTGCCGGTTTCCTTGAAACCGAGCTGCAATCATATGGTGTTGAAATCCATACTCAATCAGCTGTTAAGGAAATTACAGGCAAATCGGTTTATCTTGACAACGGCATTGAAATACAGGCCGACATGGTGTTGATGTCGATCGGCGTAAAGCCCACTCTTCAACTGGCAAAGGAATCAGGACTCGAAACCGGTGAATCAGGAGGGCTGCTTGTGAATTCTTTCCTGCAAACCAGCGATCCTTTTATTTACGCAGCCGGTGACATGATCGAAATTGAGCACCGTGTCAATAACCGCAAAGTCAGAATCCCGCTTGCAGGTCCCGCAAACCGACAGGGAAGAATTGCTGCTGAAAATGTTCTGGGAGGCAAGCATACGTACAAAGGAGCCCAGGGCACATCGGTTGTACGCGTGTTTGAAGCGGTGGCAGGCATTACAGGATTATCGCTTAAACAGGCATTAAAGTCAGGATTTGATGCTGAGGCAGTTGTTGTTCACAAGGAACATCATACCTCTTATTACCCGGGTGCTGAAAATGTAACGGTTATGCTGGTGTATGACAGGAAAACAGGTATTATACTTGGCGGACAGACAGCAGGGTACAAAGGTGCCGATAAGCGACTGGATGTCCTGGCGACAGCCGTTGCTTCGAAATTAACTGTGAGCGACCTGGCTGATGTGGATTTTGCCTACGCTCCACCGATCGGTACTGCAAACGATGCCCTCAATATGGCGGCTTATGCGGCCGAAAACAGGATATCGGGATTCAGTCCGGCCATTAGCGTATCGGAACTTGATTCGTTCCTTACGGATAAAAATGTCGTCTTCATTGATGTCCGTGATGTTTTTGCTTTTAAAAAATCGCACATCGGGGGAGCGGTCAATATTCCGCTTGAACTGCTTTCATCAAACCTGGATAAATTGCCGGCCGACCGTATTTTTATTGTTTATGATGAATCAGGCAAGAAGGGACACCAGGCTTTACGGATGCTAAACGGGGCCGGTTTTAATCAGGTGTATAATATTTCAGGCGGACACATTTCACTACAACGATACGCCCGTGCAGCAGGTTTTAATAAAGTCAGAATTGATCTTTTACCCGTTGATTCAAAATCTTTGGCGAAAGAGAAAAAAAATGATGAAGAAATCAGCAAGGGATCAAAAACCGATATCCCTGTAGAATCAAACGAAGCCCTTATAATTGACGTCCGCACCCCCCAGGAATTCAGATCAGGCGCCTACCCGGGAGCGGTGAATATTCCCCTGGATACCCTGCCCCACCGGCTCTCTGAAGTGGGCGACCTCACGCGGGAAATTATAGTTTATTGTGCATCGGGCGCCCGTTCTTCCTACGCTATGCAGTTTCTGAATCAGAATGGTTATTCACGTGTTAAAAACGGAGGCGGAATTATGCAAATGATGCGGAACAGATAA
- a CDS encoding AcvB/VirJ family lysyl-phosphatidylglycerol hydrolase has protein sequence MISLQGFTQTTLPLVESPVTAKHNTMVIFFSGDGGWRELDQAVTAYLNSKNIPVVGVNTKKYLWEEKKPAEIADDIQTLIKKYGTLWKASNVVLLGYSMGAEILPHSVNELEPAYAEKIKDMILIAPAQNACYEIKLIFYAYDTNEGEPIIDQLKKLKIKNAYCICDDHKISLCKSGLDGVIDHTELTGGHHFDGDYDVLCGVIGKRLNL, from the coding sequence TTGATCTCCTTGCAAGGATTTACTCAAACCACATTGCCTCTTGTTGAATCTCCTGTTACAGCCAAACACAATACAATGGTCATTTTTTTCAGTGGTGACGGGGGATGGAGGGAACTTGACCAGGCAGTGACAGCTTACCTGAACTCAAAAAATATCCCTGTTGTCGGGGTGAACACGAAAAAGTATTTGTGGGAAGAAAAAAAGCCGGCTGAAATCGCTGACGATATTCAAACGCTGATTAAAAAATACGGAACCCTTTGGAAAGCTTCAAATGTCGTTCTCTTGGGCTATTCAATGGGCGCTGAAATTCTACCCCATTCAGTAAATGAACTGGAACCGGCTTATGCAGAAAAGATAAAAGATATGATTTTAATTGCCCCTGCACAGAATGCATGCTATGAAATAAAGCTGATATTTTATGCCTATGATACAAATGAAGGAGAGCCCATCATCGATCAGCTTAAAAAACTAAAAATTAAAAATGCATACTGCATTTGTGATGATCATAAAATATCCCTGTGCAAATCGGGACTTGACGGAGTAATCGACCATACCGAGCTTACCGGCGGTCATCATTTTGACGGGGATTATGATGTACTGTGCGGTGTGATAGGGAAGAGGCTGAATTTGTGA
- a CDS encoding GyrI-like domain-containing protein has translation MIEPIIKTILPKLMAGKRLTMSFANNRTGELWAGFMPHISGITNRASSLLYSLQIYDPLYFVHFNPARNFDKLALVEVTEKGPLPAGFEFFELHGGLYAVFHYKGLSSDSSIFSYIYTTWLPASGYVLDNRPHFEVLGDKYKNNDPASEEDIWIPIVKKV, from the coding sequence ATGATTGAGCCCATTATAAAAACAATCTTACCCAAACTCATGGCCGGGAAACGCCTTACGATGAGTTTTGCGAATAACCGCACCGGTGAGTTATGGGCCGGATTTATGCCCCATATATCCGGGATTACTAACAGGGCTTCATCGCTTCTATATTCACTTCAAATATACGACCCACTGTATTTTGTCCATTTTAATCCGGCCAGGAATTTTGACAAGCTTGCACTTGTCGAGGTTACAGAAAAAGGGCCGTTACCCGCTGGTTTTGAATTCTTCGAATTGCACGGAGGACTTTATGCCGTTTTTCATTACAAAGGACTGAGCAGTGACAGCAGCATTTTTTCATATATTTATACGACATGGCTTCCTGCTTCAGGGTATGTGTTGGATAACCGTCCGCATTTTGAGGTACTTGGCGATAAATATAAAAATAATGATCCGGCATCTGAGGAAGATATCTGGATTCCAATTGTGAAGAAGGTTTAA